In Thalassospira sp. ER-Se-21-Dark, one genomic interval encodes:
- a CDS encoding FAD-linked oxidase C-terminal domain-containing protein, whose translation MSVRQYERIETPESLINALREMLGDRLSTAASVLEQHGKDESWHEASPPDAVVFAHSTEEVAEVVKLCAAHEVPIVPFGTGSSLEGHVAALRGGICIDVSQMNNILEVNNEDLDCRVQAGVTREQLNDHLRDTGLFFPIDPGANASIGGMTATRASGTNAVRYGTMRENVLSLTVVTPDGKIIKTANRARKSSAGYDLTRLFVGSEGTLGVITEIGLKLYGIPEAMSAAVCAFPTVEDAVNTVILTIQAGIPVARIEFLDPLQVRAVNNYSKLDHKEAPTLFFEFHGTEAGVKEQAEFVQSVAEEFGAEEFQWATRQEDRNKLWAARHKAYYASLQLEPGKAGMPTDVCVPISKLAEAISETRADCDASPLTCTIIGHVGDGNFHTLILLDPEDPAQMEEANRLHKRMVERALKLGGTCTGEHGIGYGKLDFMVTEHGEDTIAVMRAIKNALDPKGLMNPGKLIPGL comes from the coding sequence ATGTCAGTTCGTCAGTATGAACGTATCGAAACCCCGGAAAGTCTGATCAATGCCTTGCGCGAAATGCTTGGTGATCGGCTTTCAACGGCTGCATCCGTGCTTGAACAACACGGCAAGGACGAAAGCTGGCATGAGGCATCGCCACCCGATGCGGTGGTCTTTGCCCACTCGACCGAGGAAGTAGCCGAGGTGGTCAAGCTCTGTGCCGCCCATGAAGTGCCTATTGTGCCGTTTGGGACCGGATCGTCGCTTGAAGGGCATGTTGCCGCCCTGCGTGGGGGTATCTGTATTGACGTTTCGCAGATGAACAACATCCTTGAGGTCAATAACGAGGATCTTGATTGTCGCGTTCAGGCCGGTGTGACCCGTGAACAGCTTAATGATCATCTGCGTGATACCGGTTTGTTCTTCCCGATCGATCCGGGTGCCAATGCCTCTATCGGGGGCATGACCGCGACCCGTGCATCGGGCACCAACGCCGTGCGATATGGCACCATGCGTGAAAACGTCCTTAGCCTGACCGTCGTGACCCCGGATGGCAAAATCATCAAGACGGCCAACCGCGCGCGTAAATCATCGGCGGGTTATGACCTGACCCGTCTGTTTGTCGGTTCCGAAGGGACGCTGGGTGTCATCACCGAAATCGGCCTGAAGCTTTATGGTATCCCAGAGGCGATGTCGGCTGCTGTCTGCGCCTTCCCGACGGTGGAAGATGCGGTTAACACCGTCATCCTGACCATCCAGGCCGGCATTCCGGTCGCACGTATCGAGTTTCTTGATCCGTTGCAGGTCCGTGCAGTGAATAACTATTCCAAGCTCGACCACAAGGAAGCACCGACCCTGTTCTTTGAATTCCATGGCACCGAAGCCGGGGTGAAGGAACAGGCTGAATTCGTGCAATCAGTTGCCGAGGAATTTGGTGCCGAGGAATTCCAGTGGGCCACCCGCCAGGAAGACCGCAACAAACTTTGGGCCGCGCGCCACAAGGCCTATTACGCGTCGCTTCAGCTTGAACCGGGCAAGGCCGGCATGCCGACCGATGTCTGTGTGCCGATTTCCAAATTGGCCGAGGCGATTTCCGAAACCCGTGCTGATTGCGATGCCAGCCCGCTGACCTGCACGATTATCGGTCATGTGGGTGATGGCAACTTCCACACCCTGATCCTGCTGGATCCCGAAGATCCGGCCCAGATGGAAGAAGCCAATCGCCTGCACAAACGCATGGTCGAACGGGCGCTTAAACTTGGCGGCACCTGTACTGGCGAACATGGCATTGGTTATGGCAAGCTTGATTTCATGGTGACCGAGCATGGCGAAGACACCATTGCCGTCATGCGGGCGATCAAAAACGCGCTTGATCCCAAAGGTCTGATGAATCCGGGCAAGCTGATCCCGGGTCTTTGA
- a CDS encoding TIGR00266 family protein has protein sequence MADVIDYTIHGEEMQLVEIELDPGEGVRAEAGAMMYMSDGIAMQTGTGGGLFSGFKRMLTGEGFFITSFVHEGAGKGHVAFAAPYPGKVVPLDLGEHGGEIICQKDAFLCAASGIDIDIAFSKKLGAGLFGGEGFILQRLSGDGLAFMHAGGTIIRKDLKPGQTLRVDTGALVAMTPSVDYSIKFVGGFTNALFGGEGLFVTTLEGPGTVWLQSLPFARLADRIAAALPQDRNKG, from the coding sequence ATGGCAGACGTGATCGATTATACGATCCATGGCGAAGAGATGCAGCTGGTTGAAATCGAACTCGATCCGGGCGAAGGGGTCCGGGCAGAAGCCGGGGCCATGATGTATATGAGCGACGGCATCGCCATGCAGACCGGTACCGGTGGCGGGCTGTTTTCTGGCTTCAAGCGGATGCTGACGGGTGAGGGGTTCTTTATCACAAGCTTTGTCCATGAAGGAGCGGGCAAGGGGCATGTTGCCTTTGCCGCCCCTTATCCGGGCAAGGTGGTGCCGCTTGATCTGGGTGAACATGGTGGCGAGATCATCTGTCAGAAGGATGCGTTTCTGTGTGCTGCGTCTGGCATTGATATTGATATCGCCTTTTCCAAAAAGCTCGGCGCAGGTCTTTTTGGCGGGGAGGGCTTTATCCTTCAACGGTTGAGCGGCGATGGCCTGGCCTTCATGCATGCGGGCGGCACGATTATTCGCAAGGACCTTAAACCCGGCCAGACGCTTCGGGTGGATACCGGTGCGTTGGTCGCGATGACGCCATCGGTTGATTATTCGATCAAGTTTGTCGGCGGGTTCACCAACGCGCTGTTTGGCGGCGAAGGCCTGTTCGTCACGACCTTGGAAGGACCGGGGACGGTCTGGCTGCAAAGTCTGCCCTTCGCACGTCTGGCGGACCGGATTGCTGCCGCGCTGCCGCAGGATCGCAACAAGGGCTAG
- a CDS encoding sensor domain-containing diguanylate cyclase codes for MTDRSRTKALAMVLLRKFDWITQDEVMKASLDKWQRVVDLMTQLLGATAGYVVEYNDKIGFRAALTSKNPENPFPEVSGKPQSLDANLYCRRVVATKSAFYEPDASNKPEWADNPEVVEEGYISYFGVPLLWPNGLVFGILCVFDTKATQYENPLQELMEVFRDLIEADLRLYEQYEIMRNLSMTDPLTGMNNRAGFEMLAHQKIRIAKRYHHNIGIIFIDLDDMKHWNDDYGHAAGDAALRAVGKAITDSIREVDICGRIGGDEFAVLGYVRNRGDLTTIVTRVRNALDHVKLTVPTAKSPIRETPKISSGASVFFEPLDKSLENMMAIADLEMYRDKKSRRK; via the coding sequence GTGACTGATCGGTCTCGGACAAAGGCACTTGCGATGGTCTTGCTTAGGAAATTCGACTGGATCACTCAGGACGAGGTCATGAAGGCGTCGCTTGATAAGTGGCAGCGTGTCGTCGATCTGATGACGCAGCTTCTTGGTGCCACGGCCGGATATGTTGTCGAATATAATGACAAGATCGGTTTTCGCGCCGCCCTGACAAGCAAGAACCCGGAAAATCCGTTTCCCGAAGTTTCGGGAAAACCGCAATCGCTTGACGCCAATTTGTATTGCCGTCGGGTGGTCGCCACAAAGTCAGCCTTTTACGAACCCGACGCCAGCAACAAACCCGAATGGGCGGACAATCCCGAAGTCGTCGAAGAAGGCTATATTTCCTATTTCGGGGTGCCGCTTTTGTGGCCAAACGGCTTGGTTTTCGGGATACTTTGCGTGTTTGACACCAAGGCCACACAGTATGAAAACCCGTTGCAGGAATTGATGGAGGTCTTTCGCGACCTGATCGAAGCCGATTTGCGCCTGTATGAGCAATACGAAATCATGCGCAATCTTTCGATGACCGATCCGCTCACCGGCATGAACAACCGTGCCGGGTTTGAGATGCTCGCCCATCAGAAAATCCGCATCGCCAAACGCTATCACCACAATATCGGGATCATCTTTATCGATCTTGATGACATGAAACACTGGAACGATGATTACGGCCACGCCGCCGGGGACGCCGCCCTTCGCGCAGTTGGCAAGGCCATCACGGACAGTATTCGCGAGGTTGATATTTGCGGGCGCATCGGTGGGGATGAATTCGCCGTTCTGGGCTATGTGCGCAATCGCGGCGATCTGACGACCATTGTCACCCGGGTGCGCAACGCCCTTGATCACGTCAAACTTACCGTGCCGACCGCGAAATCCCCGATCCGCGAAACACCGAAAATCAGTTCTGGTGCGTCGGTCTTCTTCGAGCCGCTTGATAAAAGCCTTGAAAACATGATGGCGATTGCCGATCTCGAGATGTATCGCGATAAAAAAAGCCGCCGCAAATAA
- a CDS encoding GNAT family N-acetyltransferase, which produces MQIRKGTADDLPEIRAISERTIELGCLVEDLDETTSIHARSVIEMAVDAFSASVQSDNHSVYVAARDDNLLGYVVAIHDAPEIRWIVVDPSAQGTGAGKALMIAALDALAERGVRSNVRLTVPAANERAKAFYRKFGFMVTGPINDQKVPMIEMQRAA; this is translated from the coding sequence ATGCAAATACGCAAAGGCACCGCAGACGATCTGCCTGAAATACGTGCGATTTCCGAACGCACGATAGAGCTCGGCTGTCTGGTCGAAGACCTTGATGAGACAACCAGCATCCATGCCCGCAGTGTGATTGAAATGGCGGTTGATGCCTTTTCCGCCAGTGTGCAGTCTGACAATCACTCGGTCTATGTCGCCGCCCGCGACGATAATCTTCTGGGCTATGTCGTTGCCATCCATGATGCCCCTGAAATCCGCTGGATCGTTGTTGATCCATCAGCACAAGGCACTGGCGCGGGCAAGGCATTGATGATTGCCGCCCTTGATGCCCTGGCCGAACGCGGAGTGCGCAGCAATGTGCGCCTGACCGTCCCGGCGGCCAATGAACGCGCCAAGGCGTTTTACCGCAAGTTCGGCTTTATGGTCACCGGCCCGATCAATGACCAGAAAGTGCCGATGATTGAAATGCAGCGCGCCGCTTGA
- a CDS encoding YjhX family toxin, with protein sequence MNISKNEQRVLHALAQGGLIKVIKDDKNHVLEADCITRDGWFLTACTLDVFKKLRKRRLIRSQGGGPYRITREGLLAVRAELCQR encoded by the coding sequence ATGAATATTTCAAAGAATGAACAGCGCGTGCTGCATGCACTCGCACAAGGCGGCCTGATCAAAGTGATCAAGGACGACAAAAACCATGTTCTTGAGGCAGATTGCATCACCCGCGACGGCTGGTTTCTGACCGCCTGTACGCTTGATGTCTTCAAAAAGCTGCGCAAACGCCGACTGATCCGTTCACAAGGCGGCGGACCTTACCGCATTACCCGTGAAGGATTGCTCGCAGTGCGCGCAGAACTATGTCAACGCTAA
- a CDS encoding VOC family protein: MVVKRIVSNFAVDDIAKAVAFYEGILGLDTVMDHGWIRTFAAADQTMTTQVNFATEGGSGTSVPDMSIEVDNLDSVLGKMKEAGITIEYGPAEEPWGVRRFYVRDPFGKLVNILEHK, encoded by the coding sequence ATGGTTGTTAAACGGATTGTCTCAAACTTTGCTGTGGATGATATCGCCAAGGCGGTTGCCTTCTACGAGGGCATCTTGGGTCTTGATACCGTGATGGATCATGGCTGGATCAGAACTTTTGCCGCAGCAGACCAAACCATGACCACGCAGGTCAATTTCGCCACCGAAGGTGGATCGGGTACGTCGGTTCCCGACATGTCGATCGAGGTTGATAACCTTGATAGCGTCCTTGGTAAAATGAAGGAGGCCGGGATCACAATCGAATATGGCCCGGCAGAAGAACCATGGGGTGTCAGGCGGTTTTATGTCCGCGACCCGTTTGGCAAGCTGGTCAATATTCTTGAGCATAAATGA
- a CDS encoding FMN-binding glutamate synthase family protein, with protein sequence MKFFILNQRYFVMTGVVVLALASVILATAVDVWFWVPAVIFGLLVLVGIHDLYQNKHSILRNYPISAHIRFILESFRPEIRQYLLESDQDEIPFSRQARGLVYQRAKGVEDKRPFGTIEEVYKSGYSWITHSVAPKHITDTDFRVRVGGPHCKQPYDCSLYNISAMSFGALSGNAILALNKGAKKGGFAHDTGEGSISRYHREGGGDLIYQVASGYFGARNEDGSFSEEKFAITAADPQVKMIEVKLSQGAKPGHGGMLPSAKITAEIAEARGILMGQDCVSPAGHSVFSTPIGLMEFIGRLRDLSGGKPVGFKLCIGHRREFMSIIKAMLKTGITPDFIVVDGKEGGTGAAPVEFANRVGMPMQEGLTFVHNALRGAGVRDQIKIGAAGKIVSAFDIARTLALGADWCNAARGFMFALGCIQAQSCHTNCCPVGIATQDKIRQRALDPGDKSERVARFHKNTMHALAEITGAAGLTDPRNFMPYHFMVRQKDNEFVDGNEAYPYLPEGFLLQDTELPELHEWHSRWERASAETFDPKEIPFGPYKRAKAIAGEKAAQ encoded by the coding sequence GTGAAATTCTTCATTTTGAACCAGCGCTACTTCGTGATGACGGGTGTTGTGGTTTTGGCTTTGGCCTCTGTGATCTTGGCGACGGCCGTTGATGTCTGGTTCTGGGTGCCTGCGGTCATTTTCGGGTTGCTGGTGCTGGTTGGCATTCACGACCTGTATCAGAACAAGCATTCCATCCTGCGCAACTATCCGATCAGTGCGCATATCCGCTTCATCCTCGAAAGCTTCCGTCCGGAAATCCGCCAATATCTGCTTGAAAGCGATCAGGACGAAATCCCGTTCAGCCGTCAGGCACGCGGTCTTGTTTATCAGCGCGCCAAGGGTGTCGAAGACAAACGCCCGTTCGGCACGATCGAGGAAGTCTATAAATCCGGCTATTCGTGGATTACCCATTCCGTCGCGCCCAAGCACATCACCGATACCGATTTTCGGGTGCGTGTTGGCGGACCGCATTGCAAGCAGCCCTATGATTGCAGCCTGTATAATATCTCTGCCATGAGCTTCGGTGCGCTGTCGGGCAACGCGATCTTGGCGCTCAACAAGGGGGCCAAGAAGGGCGGATTTGCCCATGATACCGGCGAAGGCAGCATTTCACGTTATCACCGCGAAGGCGGTGGTGATCTGATCTATCAGGTCGCCTCGGGCTATTTCGGGGCGCGCAACGAAGATGGCAGTTTTTCCGAGGAAAAATTTGCCATAACCGCCGCCGACCCGCAGGTCAAAATGATCGAGGTAAAGCTCAGTCAGGGCGCAAAACCCGGCCATGGCGGCATGTTGCCATCGGCCAAAATTACCGCCGAAATTGCCGAGGCCCGCGGTATCCTGATGGGGCAGGATTGCGTGTCGCCCGCCGGACACAGTGTTTTCTCAACCCCGATTGGGCTTATGGAATTCATTGGCCGTCTGCGCGATCTTTCGGGCGGCAAGCCGGTCGGGTTCAAACTTTGCATCGGGCACCGCCGCGAATTCATGTCGATCATCAAGGCGATGCTTAAAACCGGCATCACGCCCGACTTCATCGTCGTGGATGGCAAGGAAGGCGGCACAGGTGCGGCCCCGGTCGAATTTGCCAACCGGGTTGGCATGCCTATGCAAGAAGGCCTGACCTTTGTCCATAATGCGTTGCGTGGGGCTGGTGTCCGCGATCAGATCAAAATTGGCGCGGCCGGCAAGATCGTCTCGGCCTTTGATATTGCTCGAACGCTGGCGTTGGGGGCGGACTGGTGTAATGCCGCGCGTGGTTTCATGTTTGCGCTCGGCTGTATTCAGGCCCAAAGCTGCCATACCAACTGCTGCCCGGTCGGGATCGCGACACAGGATAAAATCCGCCAACGCGCCCTTGATCCGGGTGACAAAAGCGAACGTGTCGCACGCTTCCATAAAAACACCATGCATGCCCTGGCTGAAATCACCGGGGCTGCCGGTTTGACCGATCCGCGCAACTTCATGCCCTATCACTTCATGGTGCGCCAGAAAGACAACGAGTTTGTTGATGGCAACGAAGCCTATCCCTACCTGCCCGAAGGCTTCCTGCTGCAAGATACCGAACTTCCGGAACTCCACGAATGGCATTCCCGTTGGGAACGTGCATCCGCTGAAACCTTCGATCCCAAGGAAATCCCGTTCGGCCCCTATAAACGGGCAAAGGCGATTGCAGGGGAAAAAGCCGCGCAGTAG
- a CDS encoding hydantoinase B/oxoprolinase family protein, translating into MAPLDQNSPASQTTGQPKWQFWIDRGGTFTDIVARKPNGALVTHKLLSENPERYKDAAIQGIRELLEVADGEKIPAEKIEAVKMGTTVATNALLERKGDRTVLVTTKGYRDALRLAYQNRPRLFDRNIILPETLYETVIETAGRFDAQGHELEGMDLDTLRADLQKVYDSGIRACAIVFMHGYRYTAHELAAEKVARDIGFTQVSVSHQVSPLMKLVSRGDTTVVDAYLSPILRRYVDQVASELGGVKLMFMQSNGGLTDAVKFQGKDAILSGPAGGVVGMVRTAEMDGFKQVIGFDMGGTSTDVSHYDGEYERDFETQVAGVRMRAPMMKIHTVAAGGGSILHFDGARFRVGPDSAGANPGPAAYRRGGPLAVTDINVMLGKVQPDFFPNVFGPEGDEPLNADAVRKGFEEMAADIEKNTGQIRTPEEVAEGFLRIAVENMANAIKQISVQRGYDVSDYILQCFGGAGGQHACQVADTLGMTKVFVHPFAGVLSAYGMGLADIRAMREQAVEGKLAAEGLADLDKQLDALAVDALAELKEQGISDDKISLLKRLHLRYDGTDTPLIVDFGDVDAITGQFEEQHKQRYGFVMNGKPLVVEAVAVEAIGETQSLPASSAELDGAEVMLKPLATRPVVFDGKTEQTPFYKRENLKPGATVRGPAVIVEPVGTTVIDPGWEAKVNGLDHLILNRVVPMKRSEAIGTQADPVMLEVFNNLFMNIAEQMGVTLANTSYSVNIKERLDFSCAVFDQEGLLIANAPHMPVHLGSMGESVQAVIKNNDGKMKPGDVYMLNDPYNGGTHLPDITLITPVFGDDGKEVLFYVASRGHHADVGGITPGSMAPNSRVLEEEGVLINNFKLVDQGTFDEKGLTDLLEGAKYPARNPYQNIADLRAQIAANEKGVQELRKMVDHFGLDVVHAYMQHVQDNAEESVRRVIDVLKDGEYAYEMDNGAVVRVKVTIDKATRSATVDFTGTSDQLDNNFNAPSAVTRAAVLYVFRTLVDDDIPLNAGCLKPVNLIVPEGSMLNPRYPAAVVAGNVETSMHVTDTLYAALGVLSGGQGTMNNFTWGNDTHQYYETICGGTGAGPDFDGTAAVHSHMTNSRLTDPEVLEWRFPVLLESFEIRKGSGGKGKHKGGDGAIRRVRFLEDMTASILSNHRRVPVQACQGGEPGQLGRNAVERTDGTVIELKGTDGAEMHAGDVFVIETPGGGGYGKA; encoded by the coding sequence ATGGCCCCGCTCGACCAAAATTCGCCCGCCTCGCAGACCACCGGACAGCCGAAATGGCAGTTCTGGATCGATCGCGGCGGCACATTTACCGATATCGTTGCCCGCAAACCCAATGGCGCGCTTGTCACCCACAAACTGCTGTCGGAAAACCCCGAACGGTATAAGGACGCCGCCATTCAGGGTATCCGCGAACTGCTTGAGGTCGCCGACGGCGAGAAAATCCCGGCCGAGAAAATCGAAGCCGTCAAAATGGGCACCACGGTTGCGACCAACGCCCTGCTTGAACGCAAAGGCGACCGTACCGTTCTGGTCACCACCAAGGGCTACCGCGATGCGCTGCGCCTTGCCTATCAGAACCGCCCGCGCCTGTTTGACCGCAACATCATCCTGCCCGAAACGCTTTATGAGACCGTGATCGAAACCGCTGGCCGTTTTGATGCGCAGGGGCATGAACTCGAAGGCATGGACCTTGATACCCTTCGGGCTGACCTGCAAAAGGTCTATGACAGCGGCATTCGTGCCTGCGCCATCGTTTTCATGCACGGTTATCGCTATACCGCGCACGAACTGGCCGCCGAAAAGGTTGCCCGTGACATCGGCTTTACCCAGGTTTCCGTCAGCCATCAGGTCAGCCCGTTGATGAAGCTGGTATCGCGCGGCGATACCACTGTGGTTGATGCCTATCTGTCGCCGATCCTGCGTCGTTACGTTGATCAGGTCGCCTCCGAACTGGGCGGCGTGAAATTGATGTTCATGCAGTCCAATGGCGGTTTGACCGATGCGGTCAAGTTCCAGGGCAAGGACGCAATCCTGTCCGGTCCGGCTGGCGGTGTGGTTGGCATGGTCCGTACGGCTGAAATGGATGGCTTCAAACAGGTCATCGGTTTCGATATGGGTGGTACATCGACCGACGTTTCGCACTATGACGGCGAATACGAACGTGATTTCGAAACCCAGGTTGCTGGTGTGCGCATGCGTGCACCGATGATGAAAATCCACACGGTTGCCGCCGGTGGCGGCTCAATCCTGCATTTCGATGGTGCACGTTTCCGTGTTGGTCCGGACAGTGCCGGTGCAAATCCGGGACCGGCGGCCTATCGCCGTGGTGGTCCGCTGGCGGTGACTGATATCAACGTCATGCTGGGTAAGGTCCAGCCGGACTTCTTCCCGAATGTCTTTGGCCCCGAAGGCGACGAGCCGCTGAATGCCGATGCCGTGCGCAAGGGCTTTGAGGAAATGGCCGCCGACATCGAAAAGAACACTGGCCAGATCCGCACCCCCGAAGAAGTCGCCGAAGGCTTCCTGCGCATTGCGGTTGAAAACATGGCAAACGCCATCAAGCAGATCTCGGTTCAGCGCGGCTATGACGTCAGCGACTATATCCTGCAATGCTTCGGCGGTGCCGGTGGTCAGCACGCCTGTCAGGTTGCCGATACCCTTGGCATGACCAAGGTCTTTGTTCATCCGTTCGCCGGTGTTCTGTCGGCCTATGGCATGGGCCTTGCCGATATCCGTGCGATGCGTGAACAGGCGGTTGAGGGCAAACTTGCCGCCGAAGGTCTTGCGGATCTGGATAAACAGCTTGATGCCTTGGCTGTTGACGCGCTTGCGGAACTGAAAGAGCAGGGCATTTCGGATGACAAGATCAGCCTGCTGAAACGCCTGCATCTGCGTTATGACGGAACCGACACCCCGCTGATTGTTGATTTCGGCGATGTTGATGCCATCACGGGCCAGTTCGAAGAACAGCACAAACAGCGTTATGGTTTTGTCATGAACGGAAAGCCGCTGGTGGTTGAGGCCGTCGCGGTTGAGGCGATTGGCGAAACCCAAAGCCTTCCGGCGTCGTCGGCTGAACTCGATGGTGCGGAGGTTATGCTCAAGCCGCTTGCGACCCGTCCGGTCGTCTTTGATGGCAAAACCGAACAGACACCGTTTTACAAACGTGAAAACCTGAAACCCGGTGCGACCGTGCGCGGCCCGGCTGTGATTGTCGAGCCGGTCGGCACCACCGTGATTGATCCGGGCTGGGAAGCCAAGGTCAACGGCCTGGATCATCTGATCCTGAACCGTGTCGTGCCGATGAAACGCTCAGAGGCGATTGGCACCCAGGCCGATCCGGTGATGCTTGAAGTGTTCAACAACCTGTTCATGAACATTGCTGAACAGATGGGGGTCACCCTTGCCAACACGTCATACTCGGTCAACATCAAAGAACGTCTGGACTTCTCCTGTGCGGTGTTTGATCAGGAAGGTCTTCTGATCGCCAATGCCCCGCATATGCCTGTCCACCTCGGCTCGATGGGTGAATCCGTTCAGGCGGTGATTAAAAACAACGACGGCAAAATGAAGCCGGGCGATGTTTATATGCTGAACGACCCGTATAACGGCGGTACGCACCTGCCTGACATCACGCTGATCACCCCGGTGTTTGGCGATGATGGTAAGGAAGTGCTGTTCTATGTCGCATCGCGTGGTCACCATGCCGATGTTGGCGGCATCACCCCGGGCTCCATGGCGCCGAATTCGCGCGTCCTTGAAGAAGAAGGCGTTCTGATCAACAACTTCAAACTGGTTGATCAGGGCACGTTCGATGAAAAAGGTCTGACTGACCTTCTTGAAGGTGCGAAATATCCGGCACGTAACCCCTATCAGAACATCGCCGATCTGCGGGCCCAGATCGCGGCCAATGAAAAGGGTGTGCAGGAACTGCGCAAGATGGTCGATCACTTCGGCCTTGATGTCGTGCATGCCTATATGCAGCACGTTCAGGACAACGCCGAAGAAAGCGTGCGTCGCGTGATCGACGTCCTGAAAGACGGTGAATATGCCTATGAAATGGACAATGGCGCGGTTGTCCGCGTCAAGGTCACCATCGACAAGGCAACCCGTTCGGCGACGGTTGATTTCACCGGCACGTCCGATCAGCTTGATAACAACTTCAACGCCCCGTCGGCGGTGACCCGTGCTGCTGTGCTTTATGTCTTCAGAACGCTTGTTGATGATGACATTCCGCTCAATGCCGGGTGCCTGAAGCCGGTCAATCTGATCGTGCCCGAAGGATCGATGCTTAATCCGCGTTATCCGGCCGCCGTTGTTGCCGGTAACGTCGAAACCAGCATGCATGTCACCGATACGCTGTATGCCGCCCTTGGCGTGTTGTCGGGTGGTCAGGGCACGATGAACAACTTCACCTGGGGCAACGATACGCACCAGTATTACGAAACCATCTGTGGCGGTACCGGTGCCGGTCCCGACTTTGATGGTACGGCGGCTGTTCATTCGCACATGACCAACTCGCGCCTGACCGATCCGGAAGTGCTTGAATGGCGCTTCCCGGTGCTGCTCGAAAGCTTTGAAATCCGCAAAGGGTCGGGTGGTAAAGGCAAACACAAGGGTGGCGATGGTGCGATCCGCCGTGTGCGCTTCCTTGAAGACATGACCGCATCGATCCTGTCCAACCACCGTCGCGTGCCGGTTCAAGCCTGCCAAGGTGGGGAACCCGGTCAGCTTGGCCGCAATGCGGTTGAGCGCACCGATGGCACTGTGATCGAGCTTAAGGGCACAGACGGTGCGGAAATGCACGCCGGTGATGTCTTTGTCATCGAAACCCCGGGTGGCGGGGGTTACGGCAAGGCCTGA